Proteins from one Bacteroidota bacterium genomic window:
- a CDS encoding serine protease: MYRKVWKACHKAICCINFLSNEGITFYTLTGFKVGNLIISDEYIYKILKAKEVHIKFVESDGYTVYASASIPFWEFQDRILENPGDKKRSFVFIKIDGLGLDNVPSLKLSSDEEEIGQPLAVVGFQLGQQNLSIKSGIISSFFVDVRNSKQYIQFESTIRQGNSGSPLINVENNEVIGIVGHRLSTITQSYDQLMKVINKNLEVLKDVEGIFNFHDVDPIQVLIANQQQIKHLTKEYYQSASMRYGYATEIKEVTGCMA; this comes from the coding sequence ATGTACAGAAAAGTGTGGAAAGCTTGTCATAAGGCCATTTGCTGTATTAATTTTCTAAGCAATGAAGGAATAACCTTTTATACATTAACAGGTTTTAAGGTCGGAAATTTGATTATTTCTGACGAGTATATATACAAAATTCTAAAGGCTAAAGAAGTACATATTAAATTTGTAGAGAGCGATGGCTATACGGTTTATGCAAGTGCTTCCATTCCATTCTGGGAATTTCAGGACAGGATTTTGGAAAACCCCGGTGATAAAAAGAGAAGTTTTGTGTTTATTAAAATAGATGGTTTAGGCTTGGATAATGTTCCTTCTCTTAAACTTTCCAGTGATGAAGAAGAAATCGGACAACCCTTGGCCGTGGTTGGTTTTCAGTTGGGGCAACAAAATTTAAGTATTAAAAGTGGCATTATCTCCTCTTTTTTTGTGGATGTAAGAAATAGCAAGCAATATATACAGTTTGAATCTACCATCAGGCAGGGTAATTCAGGCTCCCCTTTAATTAATGTGGAAAATAACGAAGTAATCGGCATTGTGGGGCACAGGCTTTCAACCATTACACAATCCTACGACCAGCTGATGAAGGTCATCAATAAAAACCTTGAGGTACTTAAAGATGTGGAAGGTATCTTCAATTTCCACGATGTGGATCCCATTCAGGTACTTATTGCAAACCAGCAACAAATAAAGCACCTTACAAAAGAGTATTATCAGAGTGCCAGCATGAGATATGGTTATGCTACTGAAATCAAGGAAGTTACCGGTTGTATGGCATAA